TCCCCAGCATCGGCTAATGGTGCCAATTTGTATACGGTTTCGGCTTTTTATAAGGGAGACAATTTTGCCTCCTTTTCCAACTTTGGCAATCCACCAATCGATGGGTCCTCGCCAGGAGTTGATATTCTATCTACCCTCCCCGATGGCAAATACGGGTACTCTTCTGGAACTTCGATGGCTGCTCCGCACATGGCGGGAGTGCTATTAATTTCGCAAGGCGAACATAACAATGGTGGGCAGGTGGATAATGATCCGGATGGTAATCCAGATCCCATTTTAATTGTAGGAGCTACGCCTTAAGGAGAACGTATTAGCGTTTAGCAGAGCACAGACCATTAGCTGTCATTAGCACAAAATCTAATGCCAAATTATAGTCGAGAGACTCATACTCTAACCCTATCTTTCTTAGGTTATTGTAATAATCCCTAAGGTGGGTGTAATAATTTTTCTCAAGCTGTATTCCTGTTGCTTTAGGACCCAATTTTTGGAGAAAAAACCACTTTTCTAGTAACCTAGCTGTTCTGCCATTACCATCTTGGAAAGGGTGGATTTTAACGAAAACTAGATGGATTAGTGGTGCATAGAAAAACACCTCTTCAATCGATAACTCAGCTGCTAGAAGAAGCTGGATATCCTTAAACAAAGTATCCATTTCGCTAGCTAGTTTCATTTGTGATGCCGCCACATAATCTATTCGGTCGTCATCGCCAATTACATACATTGGATTGTTTCGATAAACTCCTCTGTGGTTAAGGGGAAGAATATTAGAAGTAATCAGTTTATGGGCCTTTTTTAGATTTTCCTCATTTAATTCTGCATCGTCTATCATTTCGTAGGCACCATACAAATCATCAGCTCGCTGGGTGTAATCTGGATTAAAGCGTACGTTTAGAAATTTATGCTTAAAAAAGCTATCGAATTCAATATTTTCACCCTCAATTTTTGAAGAGTAAACCGAGGAAACTGACTTGTAAAACTGAAAATAATCGACGGGCATGTCAAACTCTTGGGCTTTTTCCAAGCATTTAACCAGATCGAAATTCATTACTTCCGAATAGCGTAAAAACAAGTCTTTTGGAAGTATGGATAGCTTCAGGTCTGACATACAGCAAAGATAGAGGAGAAATTCAGATGATTGCGCAGTCCAAAAGGAAACCATGGACCACTTTCAAAAGCAAAGGAGGCCAAATACAGTTTGTACTTGACCTCCGTTACTCCCTGATAAATTAATTTTAATTCGCGAAAATCATTCGCTGAACCCCGAAGGATTTACCTTCAATCTCCAAGCTATACAGGTAGGTTCCAACAGCACCATAACCATGGCGATACAACACCTCGTTATTTCCAAATTTAACTTCGGTTGCTAATTGCTTAACCACTTTTCCTTTTAAGTCCCTTATGGTAATAATGGCATCCTTCCCCTCCCATTGTGAGTCAGCCTCAAAAACAATGTAAGTAGCTTCGTCAAATGGATTGGGTCTATTTTGCTCCATTCTTATTCCAGCCGGAACATCAATATTTCCTCTAGCATCATCGATTCCAACGGGGGTAAACAGTCTTTCCTCGTTGCTAAACAAACTCTCTATCCCCATAGCATCTACTGCACAGGCACTAATAAAATGCTGAGGAGCTGTATCAATTCTTGGAATAGTATCTATAAGTTTGGTAGTCTCATAGATGGTATGAAAATCATGACCAAAGGCCCGAACACCAATTTTATAACTAGGGGCTTCCTCCGCAGGTGTAATGATTACCTCAAATGCATTTTCTAGTTTATTTACTTGGATACTTGGGCTTAATGGTCCGTTAGCCGCTGCAGCCGCCGAGGCTCCATTTATAACCCCATTTCTTGCCAAATAATTGAAATCCACAAAAAAGCTATCCACTTTAAGGTCTCCATCGGTATCCACTCCTAAAACATCCGATTCGGTGTGCTGACGATCAACATAGCCTGCATCAATAGACGCATCGCCGTGTTCATTGGCTGCACAATAACGAATAGCTGGATATCCTCGCTGGCGAAATGGGATGTGGTCTCCTCCTCTTCCACCTCTATCCTCAGGCGACATAATCCTAAGCTCCATTGGAACCGAAACGATAGGTAATAAATCGTCTTGGTACTGCATTTTGGCAAATCGCGCTAAGCCCTTACTTGGTGAATCGGTAGCTCCGTGAGAAAATATCCTAACAGAAGTAGAATCCACATCTCCTTCTCCAGTACAACCTGGAGGCGAGGCTGTTTTCCCGCATATAATTCCTCCTATTACATCGTTATTGAAAACGGCCCTTACATTAATGTTGTTTTGTTCGCAATATTCCGCAAAAGCAGCCGCGCCAAATAGTCCTTGCTCTTCGCCTATGGTAACCATGTACACAATGGTTCTTTTGGTTTTGTAGTTACCCATAACACGAGCTAACTCCATTACCAAAGCAGTTCCACTGGCATTGTCTTCAACACCTTCGGCATCACACTCTATGTCGCAAACCCCTTCGCATCGCGAATCAATATGCCCCTCCACCACGATAATGGACTTATCCGTTGTATCCGTTCCGGGCTGAACCGCAATAATATTTCTGTGCTGGGTAATGTCACATATCCGCTGATTAAACTGAAAATAAGCCGGAATTAAACGAGGCGAACTCGCCGTAAATGATTCAAACTTACCATGCACCCACCTTCGTGCAGCGCCTATTCCAATACTATCAGAAAGGGTGTCAGAACCTGTATTTCTGTTCTTAAAAGAAGCTAGCTTAATGATATATGCCTTTAAGCTATCTGGATTGATCTGGGAGTTGACCGTGGACGGAAACTCCGAGCTTAAAATTTCTAATCCTGCATTAAAATTTGCGGGATTGTAATTACCTGAGATTACATTCTCGGCTGTGGCATTAGTAATAACAAAGCCAGTTTGAGCCATAATACCTGTGGTTAACAGGAAAAATGACATAACAAGGGATAACTGCTTTTTCATGATAGCGATTTTTCAGGTTTAAATCTATAAAAGAGTACGGCACAATGGATTGTTCCTTTGGGGGATGTTTATAGGAAATTGAAATCCAAAGTTCACCTTGAATTGCTTCAAACAAAAAAGGGCCACTCAAAAAGAGTAGCCCTTATATTTTATCTAAGCTGGATTTTACTCCGCCATTTCTTTAGCGTGCTTTGCACACACTTTTACTTTTTCTTCTTTAAATGACTCTCTTGCATTTAATCCCAGTTTCGCAAAAAGTTTCATGTCTTCATTTTCCGCTGGGTTCGGTGTGGTAAGTAGCTTATCTCCTGCAAAGATAGAGTTGGCTCCAGCCATAAAACACATCGCTTGTCCCTCTTCTGTCATGGAAAGTCTTCCAGCAGAAAGTCTAACCATAGATTTTGGCATTAGAATTCTTGCGGTAGCAATCATTCTCACCATATCGAAAATATGTACATCTTCCTGGTCCTCTAATGGCGTACCTTCAACAGCGACAAGCTTGTTAATGGGCACAGATTCAGGCTGAGGATCCATATTTGCAAGGGTCTGTAACATCCCAATACGGTCGTTATCATCTTCCCCAAGGCCAATGATACCGCCAGAACAAATAGTTAATCCTGCCTTTCTAACATTTCCAAGGGTATCTAATCTATCATCGTACCCACGGGTCGAAATTATATCACCATACTTCTCTTCAGAAGTATCAAGATTGTGGTTGTATGCATACAGTCCGGCCTCTTTAAGTCGAGATGCTTGATGCTCGTTAATCATACCAAGGGTGGCACAAACTTCCAGCCCCATATCATTAACCTCTTTAACCATTTCAACTACCTTGTCGAAATCACGGTTATCTCTTACCTCGCGCCAAGCAGCACCCATACAAAAACGAGTAGAACCTGCGTCCTTTGCCTTTTGGGCATTGGCCAAAACCACGTTCTTATCCAATAGCTTATGTACGTTTACATCTGTACTATATCTAGCAGCCTGAGGACAATAAGCACAGTCTTCTGGGCATCCACCTGTTTTAATACTCAATAAAGTACATACTTGCACCTCATTTTCCATATGGTTGGCTCTGTGTACCTGTGCGGCATCGAATACCAAACTCAACAATGGTCTATTATAGATTTCCTCTATTTCTTGTCTAGTCCAATTCGTTCTAACTTCAGTCATATCCCGAACTTCTTTGTAATTGGCGAAAATAAACATTGCGATTAAAAGCTCGGCCTTTCAACCACGGAATCCTCGTTATTCTTCCAATTTTATCGATTAAAAATCCTTTTCAATTAAAAGGCTAATGGAGTTTCCTCCAAAACCAATGGCATTTACAATTGCCGACCTCAACTCCTGTTTTTTGGGTTTACCGGCTTTAATATAAGGTGGAAGAACAATTTCATTTTCTCTAAGCATCAACAATGCCATTTCAAGAGAAAAGCCACCAGAAGCACCAAAAGTGTGCCCTATTTTCCATTTATTATTGGTAACGGGTGGATGCGAACCACCAAAAACAGATCGTATGGCATTCATTTCAGATTGATCTCCCAGTATCGTACCTGGAGCATGACTTACAATAAAGTCTACCGTCCTTAACGATGCACTCTCCAAAGCCATCTGCATACTTTGCTGGCAGGCCAAACCATTTAAACTCACCCCGCTGGGTGATTTTACATTTTCTTTACTGATACCTATGGACCGGATTTTGAACTGGGAGTTTTGGTTTTTGCCTAATAAAACTCCAATCGCACCTTCTCCAAGAATCATGGTATTGTCTTCCTTAGTCTCATCTAGTGCCCGACAGGGAATCGCCTGCTGTACATCTGCATTACTATAAATTCCAAGGCTTTTCATTTGCTGAAAAGTAAAAGGAGTAAGAGCCGCTTCGGAGCCAACTACCAAAAATTGTTCAGCCATACCTGCATTTAACCAGGCCGCGGCATTTGCCACTCCATGAGAAAAAGTGGAGCAAGTAATACTGTGGGAAATTGCTATACCTGTAGAACCTATTTCTTGCGCTATAAAACTGGCAATATTTCCTGCCGTGGTCTGGGGAGATGTTTGTAATGGCACATCCCCGTTTTCTATAAATTGTTGAAACGACTCCTCTAATTTTCCGGTAGCACCCCTGCTAGATCCCGCATTAACACCCAGCTGGTCTGACAAGTGGTTTTTACCTTTTAAACGATTGGCGACAAAAGCCCCCAGCGCTATACTTCGGTCGAGCTTCTGATAATATTTTTTGGTTTCGGTAAATGCGGAAATTTCCCTTTCCTGTTTATCCCAAAGCTTTCCACACCACAGATTTAGGTGCTGCAAACGGTGAGTCGGGCTCTTGTAATGATCCCAAATTTCTGAAACGGAAGAACCCAAAGGAGAAATGGATTCCCACCCTAAAACATCAAGATCTACTCGCATTAAATTTTTTGAAGTGCGTTTTTAATCGATCCGTAAACCGTATCCAACTGCTCGTTTGAAATAATGTATGGAGGCATGATATAAACCGTATTTCCAAGCGGTCTTAATAACACTCCATCGGCGATAAAGCTCTTTTTAAGTTGCTCCTTTATATCTGAAAAATACCCCTCCGATTTATCTTGAACATCAAACGCCAAAATGGTTCCGCGCAACCTAATATTCTTAACCTTATTAAATTGGGTTAACTCCGGAATAAAGCCTTTGTGCTTATTTTCTATACGTTCCCAGTTCTTCTTAGTTTCTCCACCAGAAAGTATTTCAAGGGTTTTATTAGCCGCAGCACAACCTACAGGATTGGCAGTATAACTATGACCGTGATAAAAGACTTTATCTACCTGATCATTGTTAAAGGCCTCGGTAATTTTTTTATTGGCCAGTGTAAGACTCAGAGGCATAAAACCTCCTGTTAAACACTTAGAAACCGCCATTAAATCTGGTGCAATCTCGAGGTGGTCGGTGGCAAACATTTTACCTGTCCTACCAAAGCCGGTCATAACTTCATCGGCGATACAAATAGTTCCGTATGACTTAGCAATGTTCATCAACTCGGCCAAAAATTCTGGAGAATACATTTTCATACCACCCGCTCCCAGTACTAGGGGTTCAAAGATAAAAGCAGCTATATCCTTACTGGAAACTAATTCGGTAAAACCCTTTTTTAATTCCTCAAAATTCTCTTCAGTGGGAACTTCTATTTGATGAACTTGGAATACAAAATCTTCGAAAGGCTTAAAGAATGTCCCTTTTTGGCCAACAGCCATTGCTCCGAAGGTATCCCCGTGGTAGGCATCCTTAAAACTTACAATACCCTTTCTCGGAGACCCTAAATTTGAAAAGTACTGTATTGCCAATTTTAACGCTACCTCAACAGCAGTACTTCCATTATCAGAAAAGAAAACTTTATCAAATGGATGTTTGGCTATTTCCTTAATGGTTTTAGAAAGTTGGATGGCAGGCTCATGTGTAAATCCAGCAAAAATTACATGCTCTAAGGTTAGCATCTGCTTGTAAACAGCATCTGCAATTTCCTTATGTGCATGCCCCAAAGGATTCACCCACCAAGAAGAAATCGCATCGATAAGCCTAGCTCCATTGTCCAATTCCAGATAAACGCCTTCACCTTTGGTAACCACCGGAAGATTTCCATCGGATTTTAGAGGTGAAAAAGGATGCCAAACGTGTTTAAGATCCTCTGCCTTTAAATCTATCATAGCTCCTGCTGTAATATGGATGCTCTTACAATTTGTGCTTGCTCCTTAACAAAGGATGCATTTAATGGTTTTGCCCAAGGAATTCGGGCAATAATGGGCAACTTACCCATTTCTTCATAAGCCTGCTCAGAACCTTCATTCTGATCGCCCATAATAATTAGTCCGGCCACATCTATGCTTCTACTTTGAAGCGCGGCAATGGATAAAAGCGTATGATTTATACTTCCCAGATAATTTTTAACCACTAAAAATACCCTAGGGTTTAACTCTGTGATATAATCTAAATAGGTAAATCTGGTGGTAATGGGAACCATTAACCCTCCCGCACCCTCGATAACCAGGTTATTTTCTGTAGCGGGTGGATCTAGAAGTTCTCTATCTATCTCTACTTGCTCTAATTCGGCAGCTTTATGAGGCGACATAGCAAACTTTAGGCAGTAACCTTCTGGAAGAACTTTACCCTTATTTAGCGTGGCGTGTTTTTTTACAAAAATGCTATCACTATGCTCCAAATCTCCCGCCTGGACTGGCTTCCAGTAATCTGCATCTAAAGCGGTACACAGAATAGATGAAAAGACAGTTTTCCCTATACCTGTTCCAATTCCCGTTACAAATAATGGTTTATTGTGCATGTGCCTGTAATATTTTCTTTAGTGAATCTATTTCAGATTTGGTGTTGTAACTATGTATGATGACCCTAAACCCCTCCATTTGTTCTGGAACGGTAGGATAGCGTATTGGAAAGACCTGTATTTGAGCTTCTTCCAACGCCTTTTTTATACCATCATGCTTAATTCGGGGGCAAGGTACAAACTGTATTGCACTTAGGCTGTTTGCTTCTCGGTTATTGCCTTCCCCATGCCAATAAGCAAGGTTTAATTTCAAATTATCTCTTGCCTTATCTGCCTCAAACACCCGATCTATAGAATTTGCAACAGCTTCTGCAATAACCGGACTCGGAGCTGTTGTATATATGAAGCTTCGTGCAAAGTTGATTAGGTAATCTTTTAGTAGGTCCGAACCCGAAATAAAAGCTCCTTGAACCCCAAATGCCTTCCCCAATGGAAAAATGCGGGCGAAAAGGCTGGGATGTTCTTTATAAGCAAAAGAAATTCCTCTACCCTGTGCCCCCGTAATTCCAACGGAGTGCGCCTCATCCAAAATCAAAAATGCATGGTGCGTTTCACATAAATCTAAAAGTGCCGGTAAGTCTGGACCATCGCCGTGCATTGAGAAAATGCTTTCGGTAACCACATAGATGTTATTATACCCAGATTTACCCTTCAAAAGCTGTGCAAGGTGCTGTAAGTCGTTATGTTTAAACTTCAAACTTTGGGCACGAGAAAGCTGAAGACCATCTCTAATACTAGCGTGAGAAAACTCATCGAACAAGTAAAGATCCCCACGCTGACCAACGGCTTGCAACAAACCTATATTGGCTTGATAACCCGAGTTAAAATACAAAGATGGAGCACCAAAAAAGGAAGAGGCATTTTCCTCTAGTTCCTCGATTTTAGAATAATTACCCGTAAGTAACCGCGAACCTCCAGATCCTAGGAGCTGATTTCCCGAAAAATGGTTCTTAGCAATCCCCAAGTAATCATTCGAACAAAAGTCTACCCACCCTTTTTTAGGAGGGGACAAAGACCGCAGTAAACCGAGTTCGGTTCTTTCCTCTAGTCGCTTTCGAATATTTTCTGGAACTGCCATATAAAAAAAAACCCCGTTAGAAATATCCAACGGGGTTAATATACCTTGAAAAAATAATTACTCTGCGAGAATAATCACCTTGTTTTTCATTACCTCAACAACCCCTCCGTTAATTTCGAAAGTGTTCTTATCGGCGCCTGAAACCTCAACAATTCCCTTTTTCAGGGTAGAGATAAGAGGGGCGTGATTATCTAGTATTCCAAGCGATCCATCCACTGCAGGAACTACTACACTTTTGGCTTCGCCTTGGAATATTTTTTTCTCGGGAGAAATGATCTCGAGTAACATAATAATTAGTTTTTAGCTTCAGCTAACATCTTCTTACCAGTCTCAATTGCTTCTTCAATTGTTCCTTTTAAGTTAAATGCAGCTTCTGGATATTCATCAACTTCTCCGTCCATAATCATGTTAAATCCTTTGATGGTATCTTCGATAGGTACCATAACCCCAGGAATTCCAGTAAACTGCTCTGCTACGTGGAAAGGCTGAGAAAGGAAACGCTGAACTCTACGTGCACGGTGAACCACTTTCTTATCTTCTTCAGAAAGCTCATCCATACCAAGGATAGCGATGATATCTTGTAATTCTTTATAACGCTGTAGAATCTCTTTAACACGCTGTGCACAAGCATAGTGCTCTTTACCAACGATTTCTTCAGAAAGAATTCTAGAAGTAGAATCTAGAGGATCTACCGCTGGGTAAATACCAAGCTCAGCAATTTTTCTTGAAAGTACCGTAGTGGCATCAAGGTGAGCAAAGGTAGTTGCAGGAGCTGGGTCAGTAAGGTCATCCGCAGGTACATAAACTGCCTGTACCGAGGTAATAGAACCTTTCTTAGTAGAAGTAATACGCTCTTGCATTGCTCCCATTTCGGTAGCAAGTGTTGGCTGGTATCCTACCGCAGATGGCATACGTCCAAGAAGTGCAGACACCTCTGAACCAGCCTGAGTAAAACGGAAGATGTTATCGATAAAGAATAGGATATCCTTACCACCAGCAGAGTCAGACTCTTCGCCAGCACCATCACGGAAGTACTCCGCCATGGTAAGACCAGAAAGAGCTACACGAGCACGTGCTCCAGGAGGCTCATTCATCTGACCGAAGATAAAGGTAGCTTTAGATTCCTTAAGCTTCTCTCCATCAACTTTACTAAGATCCCAACCACCTTCTTCCATAGAATGAAGGAAGTCGTCTCCATAAGTTACAATTCCAGACTCAATCATCTCGCGAAGTAGATCGTTACCCTCACGAGTACGCTCACCTACACCAGCGAATACAGAGTATCCGTCGTAACCTTTTGCAATATTGTTAATCAACTCCTGGATAAGTACAGTTTTACCTACACCTGCACCTCCAAATAAACCAATCTTTCCTCCTTTTGCGTAAGGCTCAATCAAATCGATAACCTTAATACCCGTAAAAAGAATCTCGGTAGAAGTTGATAGTTCTTCAAACTTAGGAGCTTCGCGGTGAATAGGATAGGTTTCTTTTTTCTCAACCTTTCCAATACCATCAATGCTCTCACCTACTACATTGAAAAGACGGCCTTTAATGCTGTCTCCGATAGGCATAGAGATGGGCGCTCCAGTAGAAACTACCACACCTCCGCGGTTTAAACCTTCGGTAGCGTCCATCGAAATGGTTCTTACCGTATCTTCTCCAATATGCTGCTGAACCTCAAGTACAACAACTGATCCATCATTTTTTGTGGTTTCTAATGCATCGTAAATGTTTGGTAATATAACCTCTTCACCTTCGAAGCTTACGTCAACCACAGGACCAATAACCTGTGTAATTTTGCCTTTGATTTGAGACATTGTGAACGATTTAATGCGGAACGTATAATTCGAGCGCGAAAGTACTACAAAGCGACTTGTAAACAAAACCTCAGGACAAAATATGCTGATTATTAACTAAAAAAGCATTGTTTTACTCCATTTAAAACTG
This genomic interval from Luteibaculum oceani contains the following:
- a CDS encoding Fic family protein; its protein translation is MSDLKLSILPKDLFLRYSEVMNFDLVKCLEKAQEFDMPVDYFQFYKSVSSVYSSKIEGENIEFDSFFKHKFLNVRFNPDYTQRADDLYGAYEMIDDAELNEENLKKAHKLITSNILPLNHRGVYRNNPMYVIGDDDRIDYVAASQMKLASEMDTLFKDIQLLLAAELSIEEVFFYAPLIHLVFVKIHPFQDGNGRTARLLEKWFFLQKLGPKATGIQLEKNYYTHLRDYYNNLRKIGLEYESLDYNLALDFVLMTANGLCSAKR
- the bioB gene encoding biotin synthase BioB → MTEVRTNWTRQEIEEIYNRPLLSLVFDAAQVHRANHMENEVQVCTLLSIKTGGCPEDCAYCPQAARYSTDVNVHKLLDKNVVLANAQKAKDAGSTRFCMGAAWREVRDNRDFDKVVEMVKEVNDMGLEVCATLGMINEHQASRLKEAGLYAYNHNLDTSEEKYGDIISTRGYDDRLDTLGNVRKAGLTICSGGIIGLGEDDNDRIGMLQTLANMDPQPESVPINKLVAVEGTPLEDQEDVHIFDMVRMIATARILMPKSMVRLSAGRLSMTEEGQAMCFMAGANSIFAGDKLLTTPNPAENEDMKLFAKLGLNARESFKEEKVKVCAKHAKEMAE
- the bioA gene encoding adenosylmethionine--8-amino-7-oxononanoate transaminase; amino-acid sequence: MIDLKAEDLKHVWHPFSPLKSDGNLPVVTKGEGVYLELDNGARLIDAISSWWVNPLGHAHKEIADAVYKQMLTLEHVIFAGFTHEPAIQLSKTIKEIAKHPFDKVFFSDNGSTAVEVALKLAIQYFSNLGSPRKGIVSFKDAYHGDTFGAMAVGQKGTFFKPFEDFVFQVHQIEVPTEENFEELKKGFTELVSSKDIAAFIFEPLVLGAGGMKMYSPEFLAELMNIAKSYGTICIADEVMTGFGRTGKMFATDHLEIAPDLMAVSKCLTGGFMPLSLTLANKKITEAFNNDQVDKVFYHGHSYTANPVGCAAANKTLEILSGGETKKNWERIENKHKGFIPELTQFNKVKNIRLRGTILAFDVQDKSEGYFSDIKEQLKKSFIADGVLLRPLGNTVYIMPPYIISNEQLDTVYGSIKNALQKI
- the atpD gene encoding F0F1 ATP synthase subunit beta, whose product is MSQIKGKITQVIGPVVDVSFEGEEVILPNIYDALETTKNDGSVVVLEVQQHIGEDTVRTISMDATEGLNRGGVVVSTGAPISMPIGDSIKGRLFNVVGESIDGIGKVEKKETYPIHREAPKFEELSTSTEILFTGIKVIDLIEPYAKGGKIGLFGGAGVGKTVLIQELINNIAKGYDGYSVFAGVGERTREGNDLLREMIESGIVTYGDDFLHSMEEGGWDLSKVDGEKLKESKATFIFGQMNEPPGARARVALSGLTMAEYFRDGAGEESDSAGGKDILFFIDNIFRFTQAGSEVSALLGRMPSAVGYQPTLATEMGAMQERITSTKKGSITSVQAVYVPADDLTDPAPATTFAHLDATTVLSRKIAELGIYPAVDPLDSTSRILSEEIVGKEHYACAQRVKEILQRYKELQDIIAILGMDELSEEDKKVVHRARRVQRFLSQPFHVAEQFTGIPGVMVPIEDTIKGFNMIMDGEVDEYPEAAFNLKGTIEEAIETGKKMLAEAKN
- a CDS encoding M28 family peptidase, yielding MKKQLSLVMSFFLLTTGIMAQTGFVITNATAENVISGNYNPANFNAGLEILSSEFPSTVNSQINPDSLKAYIIKLASFKNRNTGSDTLSDSIGIGAARRWVHGKFESFTASSPRLIPAYFQFNQRICDITQHRNIIAVQPGTDTTDKSIIVVEGHIDSRCEGVCDIECDAEGVEDNASGTALVMELARVMGNYKTKRTIVYMVTIGEEQGLFGAAAFAEYCEQNNINVRAVFNNDVIGGIICGKTASPPGCTGEGDVDSTSVRIFSHGATDSPSKGLARFAKMQYQDDLLPIVSVPMELRIMSPEDRGGRGGDHIPFRQRGYPAIRYCAANEHGDASIDAGYVDRQHTESDVLGVDTDGDLKVDSFFVDFNYLARNGVINGASAAAAANGPLSPSIQVNKLENAFEVIITPAEEAPSYKIGVRAFGHDFHTIYETTKLIDTIPRIDTAPQHFISACAVDAMGIESLFSNEERLFTPVGIDDARGNIDVPAGIRMEQNRPNPFDEATYIVFEADSQWEGKDAIITIRDLKGKVVKQLATEVKFGNNEVLYRHGYGAVGTYLYSLEIEGKSFGVQRMIFAN
- a CDS encoding aminotransferase class I/II-fold pyridoxal phosphate-dependent enzyme; the encoded protein is MAVPENIRKRLEERTELGLLRSLSPPKKGWVDFCSNDYLGIAKNHFSGNQLLGSGGSRLLTGNYSKIEELEENASSFFGAPSLYFNSGYQANIGLLQAVGQRGDLYLFDEFSHASIRDGLQLSRAQSLKFKHNDLQHLAQLLKGKSGYNNIYVVTESIFSMHGDGPDLPALLDLCETHHAFLILDEAHSVGITGAQGRGISFAYKEHPSLFARIFPLGKAFGVQGAFISGSDLLKDYLINFARSFIYTTAPSPVIAEAVANSIDRVFEADKARDNLKLNLAYWHGEGNNREANSLSAIQFVPCPRIKHDGIKKALEEAQIQVFPIRYPTVPEQMEGFRVIIHSYNTKSEIDSLKKILQAHAQ
- a CDS encoding beta-ketoacyl synthase N-terminal-like domain-containing protein; the protein is MRVDLDVLGWESISPLGSSVSEIWDHYKSPTHRLQHLNLWCGKLWDKQEREISAFTETKKYYQKLDRSIALGAFVANRLKGKNHLSDQLGVNAGSSRGATGKLEESFQQFIENGDVPLQTSPQTTAGNIASFIAQEIGSTGIAISHSITCSTFSHGVANAAAWLNAGMAEQFLVVGSEAALTPFTFQQMKSLGIYSNADVQQAIPCRALDETKEDNTMILGEGAIGVLLGKNQNSQFKIRSIGISKENVKSPSGVSLNGLACQQSMQMALESASLRTVDFIVSHAPGTILGDQSEMNAIRSVFGGSHPPVTNNKWKIGHTFGASGGFSLEMALLMLRENEIVLPPYIKAGKPKKQELRSAIVNAIGFGGNSISLLIEKDF
- the atpC gene encoding ATP synthase F1 subunit epsilon, encoding MLLEIISPEKKIFQGEAKSVVVPAVDGSLGILDNHAPLISTLKKGIVEVSGADKNTFEINGGVVEVMKNKVIILAE
- the bioD gene encoding dethiobiotin synthase; this translates as MHNKPLFVTGIGTGIGKTVFSSILCTALDADYWKPVQAGDLEHSDSIFVKKHATLNKGKVLPEGYCLKFAMSPHKAAELEQVEIDRELLDPPATENNLVIEGAGGLMVPITTRFTYLDYITELNPRVFLVVKNYLGSINHTLLSIAALQSRSIDVAGLIIMGDQNEGSEQAYEEMGKLPIIARIPWAKPLNASFVKEQAQIVRASILQQEL